The Micropterus dolomieu isolate WLL.071019.BEF.003 ecotype Adirondacks unplaced genomic scaffold, ASM2129224v1 contig_11678, whole genome shotgun sequence genomic interval TACAACTAATACAGTACACAAATGtgacagttttgtttgtgtaataCCGAGTGAGGCTGCAATTAAACTGGTACATCTGAAgcttaaaaaaggaaaactaaCAACTCTGGACCTTAGCCAATACACAGAAGACAGCGCATACAACATGTTCGTGGATTTCTGTATGTAGATTACTTTAAATTAGTAACAGAAACTTAGAAACTATCATAatcttttttgtcctttttgccTTCACCCTCGAAGCTGTCTGTCCCATCGCTGTTGTCACGGCGACGCTTGCGGCTGTTGCGGATGTTGAAGCGAGGGTTTATCTGCGGCAGAGGGTCCATACCCAAAACCTTATGGATCTGACGGAATGCCAGCAGCCTCAGAGCAAACTGTATGGAAACAcagaaagaacattttaaaccaAGGACTTTTAGTGTAAGCCAAGGCAAATACAAGACACCTTTCATCTTCATTAGAGTAATCAAAATATAGCCGAATTTGGATTTTACTGCCAGAAAGAGCTGGCAAAAAGGTGGTACCTAAGGACAGATAATGACATAAGGACAATTTAATACCCAATTATACCActctaaaagtacaaaaatattgaCATCAACAGGAACTGACAAACTATTACTGACAAAGTAATTGTTCAAAGCACTCAATTACAATTGCTTGGTCTCAATCAACCTGATTCATGTATAATTTAAACAGCATGTACCTGGGCACTTGAGGTGATGTCTTCTCTCTGTTGCTCTCCCATAGCtgttagggtatccacaggcttcTTTTCACAAGGGTCTACCAATCCTGGCCCACCTgttcaaagaaataaaatggcATTAACTCATTTCATCACATCTTCATTGTCCTCTGTATTAATACCGATCGCAAACTTTTCAAATAGACAAAACCgctgttgtcggagaattactaagcttgtctattaaacaggAGGGgtgtcacttggttttatttttgttggccaacttttgaattgaacctcaaactgagtgttttttctttgcttaCAGGGATATAGAATGAAGGACTCgtagatttgaactgagataaggactctgTTGGcagttgaactgtgggttttgtattgagcacttactgtataatacactgtggtgaacttagtttttcttgtcaTCTGTGGGTAAGCAGACCTGATGATATTGTATCATATTATACTCAAGTCATCTTTCTCACATTATCAAAATTTaatacttcttctccaccattgctcataataattcatgcaattcatgcatcacttttcatcataacacaggcctgacctaCAGGatagaacagtgtatgtttaatctatttAATTCTGTGTTGGTCAAACTATACACCGATTGGGGGGCGCTAGCGAGCAGGCAATGGAGTAGGTTGCAAGTTTAGAGAGCTCTgcataaaattgtattttttacccTTTTAAATGGTGCTTGGGTAGTCTTTTTGTATCACACAATTTACCAAAGACTGTTCTGCATCTTCGAAGACGATTTACTTcctgataaatgtaaatggcGAGCAACCTGCGCAAATACAAATATACGGGCAAGGCCTCTGCTAACAAGACGAGCACCGACACACCTAGTGTTAGCAACGTAACTAACACGACACCTGAGATTGCTGAACAAGCTCAACAAACTCGAGAACAAACTGATATGACGACGGAGATGAAGGAAGAGTTATTGTCCTCTATAAAATCGGAGATGACCACACTTTTCCAAACTGAGTTAAGATCAATCATGGCTAAAGAGTTTGATGGAGTCAGATCAGAGCTGCAAGCAGTTAGGCAGGAGATAGCCAACAACAAATCAGCTTTTCGGTCAGAACTGGAAGTGATCAAAACAACTGTGTCGGACATGGAAAGAGGACTCAGTATGTTCGGATGATGTCACGGAGCTACAAAACTCTGTGCGCAAGCTGGAGGGAAATGTTCAAAATCTACAGGAGAAATGTTTGGATATGGAAGGCCGTATGCGGAGGTCAAACATCCGCATTATGAATGTAGCTGAGGAAGATGGCTCCAGCACCCCTGCTTCTGTTTCAAGGCTGATTAAAAAAGTTCTTAAAATGGATAAAGACGTGCTGATTGACAGATCCCACCGCACTTTACAGGCGAAACGGATGGATGGCAAACCAAGAGCGATTATAGCAAAATTGCACTATCATCAAGATTGTGTCGAAatcctcctcttttctttttttttgtctctattGTCAGCAGACTGTCTTTTTGATGAGTGCACGAACTTAAGTttgataaacaacaacaatgcaaAATATAACAGGCTTGTTGATATGGGACTACAGTTAAGTTAATTTCTTTTATgcttctttattattattttataccaGTCTTAAGGTCTGTTAGGAGATAAAAAGCACAactctttgtttttctattttaatttgaaatattggggttatattaaaatattttattaacatcTCTGTGCAGAGCAAGCTGCAGAGCTAG includes:
- the LOC123965890 gene encoding zinc finger RNA-binding protein-like, yielding MGEQQREDITSSAQFALRLLAFRQIHKVLGMDPLPQINPRFNIRNSRKRRRDNSDGTDSFEGEGKKDKKDYDSF